A window of the Haloarcula rubripromontorii genome harbors these coding sequences:
- a CDS encoding PINc/VapC family ATPase, with translation MEIVPDTSVVIDGRVSDQVTADADPDTDVDGMGFAGATVVVPEAVVGELEAQANDGRETGWEGLEELQTLVDLAEEGLIDVEYVGRRPDAIEKREAGEGQIDALIRDIAGDRDATLVTSDDVQAEVARAKGLAVEFVEPVKRTVDRLQIENFFDEGTMSVHLKVGVQPYAKKGSIGDMQYTPVRDDPATESELREYAADIEESARASPEGFLELDEPGMTITQFRDYRIAIARPPFSDALEITAVRPIVKTELDDYEYADELRDRFTEHQRGVLISGSPGAGKSTFAQAVGEFLVDADYAVKTMEKPRDLQVGPNITQYTELGGSMEKTADSLLMVRPDYTIYDEVRKTDDFEVFADMRLAGVGMVGVVHATRAIDALQRLIGRVELGLIPQIVDTVVYIEAGEVHTVYDVSTEVKVPQGLMEEDLARPVIMVKDFETGRPEYEIYTFNRQVVTVPLNDDEDEQDSGVDRLAKQEVEREIRSIARGHVEVELRGPNTAVVWVEDDDISQVIGKGGGRISDVENRLGIDIDVRTFEERPSGPSGGPQTESGGKQGEIVQPEVTSRHVIVPLDGHAGDTVELQADGEYLFTATVSRGGEIQVSRGSGIAEELERAIDRGSTITVVPS, from the coding sequence ATGGAAATTGTACCGGACACGAGCGTGGTCATCGACGGCCGCGTGTCCGACCAAGTGACGGCTGATGCCGACCCCGACACGGATGTCGATGGCATGGGCTTTGCCGGCGCGACGGTTGTCGTTCCCGAGGCCGTCGTCGGCGAACTCGAAGCACAGGCGAACGACGGCCGCGAGACGGGCTGGGAGGGGCTTGAAGAACTCCAGACGCTCGTCGACCTGGCCGAAGAGGGCCTCATCGACGTGGAGTACGTCGGCCGGCGGCCCGACGCCATCGAGAAACGGGAGGCCGGCGAGGGACAGATCGACGCGCTCATCCGCGATATCGCCGGTGACCGCGACGCGACGCTCGTGACCAGCGACGACGTACAGGCCGAGGTCGCCCGCGCGAAAGGGCTCGCCGTGGAGTTCGTCGAGCCGGTCAAACGGACCGTCGACCGCCTGCAGATCGAGAACTTCTTCGACGAGGGGACGATGAGCGTCCACCTCAAGGTCGGCGTCCAGCCCTACGCAAAGAAGGGGTCTATCGGCGATATGCAGTACACGCCGGTTCGAGACGACCCCGCGACCGAGAGCGAACTCCGGGAGTACGCCGCCGATATCGAGGAGAGCGCACGCGCCTCGCCCGAGGGCTTCCTCGAACTCGACGAACCCGGCATGACGATCACCCAGTTCCGGGACTACCGCATCGCAATTGCGCGACCGCCCTTCTCGGACGCGCTCGAAATCACGGCCGTCCGGCCCATCGTCAAGACCGAACTCGACGACTACGAGTACGCTGACGAACTTCGGGACCGCTTTACCGAACACCAGCGCGGCGTCCTCATCTCCGGGTCGCCCGGGGCCGGGAAGTCCACCTTCGCGCAGGCGGTCGGCGAGTTCCTCGTCGACGCCGACTACGCGGTCAAGACGATGGAGAAACCGCGGGACCTGCAGGTGGGGCCGAACATCACGCAGTACACCGAACTCGGCGGGTCGATGGAGAAGACGGCCGACTCGCTGCTGATGGTCCGGCCGGACTACACCATCTACGACGAGGTGCGAAAGACCGACGACTTCGAGGTGTTCGCGGACATGCGACTGGCCGGCGTCGGCATGGTCGGCGTCGTCCACGCGACCCGCGCCATCGACGCGCTCCAGCGGCTCATCGGCCGCGTCGAACTCGGGCTCATCCCCCAGATCGTCGACACCGTCGTCTACATCGAGGCAGGTGAGGTCCACACCGTCTACGACGTTTCGACCGAGGTCAAGGTCCCGCAGGGCCTGATGGAGGAGGACCTCGCGCGACCGGTCATCATGGTCAAAGACTTCGAAACCGGTCGGCCCGAATACGAGATTTACACGTTCAACCGCCAAGTCGTCACCGTCCCGCTCAACGACGACGAGGACGAGCAGGACTCCGGCGTCGACCGCCTCGCCAAACAGGAGGTCGAACGCGAGATTCGCTCCATCGCGCGGGGCCACGTCGAGGTCGAACTCCGCGGGCCGAACACCGCCGTCGTCTGGGTCGAGGACGACGACATCTCGCAGGTCATCGGGAAGGGCGGGGGTCGCATCTCCGACGTGGAGAACCGCCTCGGCATCGACATCGACGTTCGGACCTTCGAGGAACGGCCGTCCGGCCCGTCGGGCGGTCCCCAGACCGAGTCCGGCGGCAAGCAGGGCGAAATCGTCCAGCCGGAGGTCACCTCCCGGCACGTCATTGTCCCGCTCGACGGCCACGCCGGCGATACGGTCGAACTGCAGGCCGACGGCGAGTACCTGTTCACCGCGACCGTCTCACGCGGCGGCGAGATACAGGTCTCGCGCGGGTCGGGCATCGCCGAAGAGTTAGAGCGGGCCATCGACCGCGGCAGCACGATTACCGTCGTGCCGTCGTAG
- a CDS encoding sensor histidine kinase — MRLTPVLLVAAVLSGGGLAGLGVGYVARRHRDHPASHPLSMMAIPPGLAGLCAAGTVVAPRSPISGVLLAASTGLLLLAPAYFLLFTLVYTGHDAVLTRGRRRALVAVYAVVGGVVVLETVTLSGIPVRTVNGLTLPVVASQGPSSIWPLLFAYPPILVSLGLLARFLISSQNIFRRQTAVILLAVLVTLVGNIAFQAGFSPHPGLNLTSMFFSVEAVLIALALFRYDFLSVEPLAPDIVLEEMDDPVMILDESARLIDANPAGTQLLDGESPVGTPINRVLPGLFDAARNGEEHVLADGTVSTDGGEAKMYDLNKTPIRDQYDREQGYVLVLRDITLQKQRERTLTSLQSVSQRFLSAETPEEVLEIAVTAVDELLEYPYAGTMVYDEDANVLRSAVFTDALADAYRRGDVPENPAVEPGDSDVWQVFESGEARRGAPIETSDTQLPVDIGGSLLYPLGDHGVLGISAGPDHDGFTDDDCRFADTLATTTENALDRVAKEHALRESRELLEMRSEQLRFFNSALRHDLLNGLMVVQGHVDRLDGLVEGEAADRVATIDEWTDDLARMAKEVRSVTQTVAGEDDSDLKAVDLEAVLAEKAAKFRQGHDNLTVTVEADSLPAVRADSLLGSVVENLFQNAVEHNDSEAPTVTVSASVDSGAVTLRIADNGPGIDDDQKSEIFRESVTSDGSGSVGFGLYFVRVMLDRYGGDVWFEDRADGDRGAVAVVELPTADAAE; from the coding sequence ATGCGGCTTACGCCCGTCTTGCTCGTCGCCGCTGTGCTGTCCGGAGGTGGCCTCGCTGGACTCGGTGTCGGCTACGTCGCTCGCCGGCATCGTGACCACCCCGCCTCGCATCCGTTATCGATGATGGCGATTCCACCGGGGCTGGCCGGCCTCTGTGCGGCCGGGACCGTCGTCGCTCCACGGTCACCGATTTCAGGCGTCCTGTTGGCTGCGTCCACCGGACTGCTCTTACTCGCACCGGCGTACTTCCTGCTTTTCACGCTTGTCTATACCGGCCACGATGCGGTGCTCACCCGCGGACGGCGACGGGCACTCGTAGCCGTTTACGCAGTCGTCGGCGGAGTAGTGGTGCTGGAGACGGTGACTCTCAGTGGTATCCCAGTTCGGACGGTCAACGGTCTCACATTACCGGTCGTCGCGTCACAGGGGCCGTCCTCTATCTGGCCGCTCCTCTTCGCGTACCCACCTATCCTCGTCTCGCTGGGCCTGCTGGCTCGGTTTCTCATCTCCTCGCAGAACATCTTCCGGCGCCAGACCGCGGTGATACTGCTGGCGGTGTTGGTTACCCTCGTCGGGAACATCGCCTTCCAGGCCGGATTCAGTCCGCATCCGGGACTGAATCTGACCTCGATGTTTTTCTCTGTCGAGGCCGTCCTCATCGCACTCGCGCTCTTCCGGTATGACTTCCTTAGCGTCGAACCGCTCGCGCCAGACATCGTCCTCGAAGAGATGGACGACCCTGTCATGATACTCGATGAGTCGGCACGGCTCATCGACGCGAACCCGGCCGGGACCCAGCTCCTCGACGGAGAGTCACCGGTCGGGACGCCGATAAACCGTGTTCTCCCCGGACTGTTTGATGCCGCGCGGAACGGGGAGGAGCACGTGTTGGCGGACGGGACAGTCAGCACGGACGGCGGCGAAGCCAAGATGTACGACCTCAACAAGACACCGATCCGTGACCAGTACGACCGCGAACAGGGGTATGTCCTGGTGTTACGGGATATCACGCTCCAGAAGCAGCGTGAGCGAACGCTCACGAGTCTTCAGTCAGTCTCCCAGCGGTTCCTCAGCGCCGAGACACCCGAGGAAGTGCTGGAAATCGCGGTGACTGCCGTCGACGAATTACTCGAGTACCCCTACGCGGGAACGATGGTGTACGACGAGGACGCAAACGTCCTTCGGTCAGCGGTATTCACCGACGCGCTCGCCGACGCATACAGACGCGGAGACGTGCCCGAAAACCCTGCCGTTGAGCCGGGAGACAGCGATGTCTGGCAGGTGTTCGAATCGGGTGAAGCGAGACGCGGCGCGCCGATAGAAACGTCGGACACCCAACTGCCCGTCGACATCGGCGGGTCGCTACTGTACCCGCTCGGAGACCATGGCGTGTTGGGGATCAGTGCAGGCCCGGACCACGATGGGTTCACCGACGACGACTGTCGTTTCGCCGATACGCTTGCGACGACGACGGAAAACGCGCTTGACCGGGTCGCAAAGGAGCACGCGCTCCGGGAGAGCCGCGAACTACTGGAGATGCGCTCCGAGCAACTCCGGTTTTTCAACAGTGCTCTGCGACACGACCTGCTCAACGGGCTGATGGTTGTTCAGGGTCACGTCGACCGACTCGACGGACTCGTCGAGGGGGAGGCTGCCGACCGCGTGGCGACCATCGACGAGTGGACGGATGACCTCGCGCGGATGGCCAAGGAGGTCCGGTCGGTGACACAGACCGTGGCGGGCGAGGACGACAGCGACCTCAAAGCGGTCGACCTCGAAGCGGTCCTCGCCGAGAAGGCCGCGAAGTTCCGACAGGGCCACGACAACCTGACTGTCACCGTCGAAGCCGACTCGCTCCCGGCTGTCCGTGCCGACAGCCTGCTCGGGTCGGTCGTCGAGAACCTGTTCCAGAACGCCGTCGAGCACAACGACAGCGAGGCACCGACAGTCACCGTCTCCGCCAGCGTGGATTCGGGGGCCGTTACTCTCCGTATCGCCGACAACGGTCCCGGCATCGATGACGACCAGAAAAGCGAAATCTTCCGGGAGTCAGTCACGTCCGATGGCTCTGGGTCTGTCGGGTTCGGCCTCTACTTCGTCCGCGTGATGCTCGACCGATACGGCGGCGACGTTTGGTTCGAGGACCGTGCGGACGGGGATCGGGGTGCCGTCGCCGTCGTCGAACTCCCGACCGCTGACGCGGCTGAGTGA
- a CDS encoding M20 family metallopeptidase → MSVIDLTEDLVAIPSHADESTAGAFIAEWLREHTTGAVNRDSHGNVIARKGQGDDSLALVGHHDVVPPDGSQVDADGEYVVEQRDGRLYGRGAADMKGCVAAAMLAFRDADPAGELVFVSFVGEEQGGVGCQAAIEDGFAPDYAVVGEGATGYSAPGTTDVAVAHKGRRGSTLVAEGAAAHASEPDAGANAIYRATDAVDVVRGLDFPSTSVLGHEMSGSVAVTEIDGGSAWNVIPERCTVTVDERTVPGERAPLDRAEAVDGVTWRVDQDLPPMACGDADFADAVLDAAADAQDSAPEHVVKPHATDAGWLAQAGTDCVIVGAAEPGEAHTADESVSLAVIERCRDIYERVAESWPSE, encoded by the coding sequence ATGAGCGTCATTGACCTCACCGAGGACCTTGTCGCGATTCCCAGCCATGCGGACGAGTCCACGGCAGGGGCGTTCATCGCTGAGTGGCTCCGTGAGCACACGACTGGCGCGGTAAACCGCGACAGCCACGGCAACGTCATCGCCCGCAAGGGACAGGGCGACGACTCGCTCGCCCTCGTCGGCCACCACGACGTGGTCCCGCCGGACGGCTCGCAGGTCGATGCTGACGGCGAGTACGTCGTCGAACAGCGCGACGGTCGCCTCTACGGTCGGGGCGCGGCGGACATGAAAGGGTGTGTCGCCGCGGCGATGCTGGCCTTCCGGGACGCCGACCCCGCCGGCGAACTGGTCTTCGTCTCCTTCGTCGGCGAGGAACAGGGCGGGGTCGGTTGTCAGGCGGCCATCGAGGACGGCTTCGCGCCCGACTACGCCGTCGTCGGCGAGGGGGCGACCGGCTACTCCGCTCCCGGCACCACGGATGTCGCCGTCGCGCACAAGGGCCGGCGCGGGTCGACACTGGTCGCTGAGGGAGCGGCGGCCCACGCGAGCGAACCCGACGCCGGCGCGAACGCCATCTACCGCGCGACCGATGCCGTCGACGTGGTCCGGGGTCTCGACTTCCCGTCGACGTCCGTGCTCGGCCACGAGATGAGCGGGAGCGTCGCAGTCACCGAAATCGACGGCGGATCGGCCTGGAACGTCATCCCCGAGCGCTGTACGGTCACCGTCGACGAGCGGACAGTCCCCGGCGAACGCGCGCCGCTCGACCGCGCTGAAGCCGTCGACGGCGTGACCTGGCGCGTCGACCAGGACCTCCCACCGATGGCCTGTGGCGACGCCGACTTCGCCGACGCGGTGCTCGACGCCGCCGCTGATGCGCAGGACAGCGCGCCCGAACACGTCGTCAAACCGCACGCGACCGACGCCGGCTGGCTCGCTCAGGCCGGAACGGACTGTGTAATTGTCGGTGCGGCCGAACCCGGTGAGGCACACACCGCCGACGAGAGCGTGTCGCTGGCGGTCATAGAGCGGTGTCGGGACATCTACGAGCGCGTCGCCGAGTCGTGGCCGTCCGAGTGA
- a CDS encoding carboxypeptidase M32: protein MATASEDSESTYEQFLDHVRRLHYVQDAGGVLNWDQQVMMPDAGTPARAKQTSAISTLHHDLLTDDALAEWLDELDEADLDAEQAAVVREVRRDHERATKVPADLVERISEASSNALPVWKEAKAEDDFDAFADTLEELVELRREYAEAIDPDRDPYEVLFEEYEPYLGIDTAEEVLTDLRDALVPLIDDIADSDVTLADPFEGTYDDDTQHGLVETALDDLGYDWDRGRLDTAPHPFSMGTQFDARVTTRFTPEDPLDALGSTIHEFGHATYTLGLPQEAYGTPLGDNRDLSVHESQSRFWENHVGRSRPFWDFFADTANDRLGTDATAREFYEAANEVYDDNLIRVEADELTYHMHIIVRFEIERDLIRGDLDVADVPAVWNDKMEEYLGVRPDTDAEGCLQDIHWTNGAFGYFPTYTLGSVLAAQLDHHARQDIDGFDDHVCAGEFDPIHDWLTENIHQHGARYRTDDLVEEATGESFTASHFLDYAEEKYRSLYDC, encoded by the coding sequence ATGGCAACAGCGAGCGAGGACAGCGAGTCCACGTACGAGCAGTTCCTCGACCACGTCCGCCGCCTCCACTACGTCCAGGACGCCGGCGGCGTCCTGAACTGGGACCAGCAGGTGATGATGCCCGACGCCGGGACGCCGGCCCGGGCGAAACAGACTTCGGCTATCTCCACGCTCCATCACGACCTGTTGACCGACGACGCTCTGGCCGAGTGGCTGGACGAACTCGACGAGGCCGACCTCGACGCCGAACAGGCGGCCGTCGTCCGGGAGGTCCGCCGGGACCACGAGCGGGCGACGAAGGTCCCCGCCGACCTCGTCGAACGCATTTCGGAGGCGTCCTCGAACGCCCTGCCGGTCTGGAAAGAGGCCAAGGCCGAGGACGACTTCGACGCCTTCGCCGACACGCTCGAAGAACTGGTGGAACTCCGCCGGGAGTACGCCGAGGCCATTGACCCCGACCGCGACCCCTACGAGGTTCTGTTCGAGGAGTACGAGCCGTACCTCGGCATCGACACCGCTGAAGAGGTGTTGACTGACCTGCGAGACGCGCTCGTGCCGCTCATCGACGACATCGCCGACAGCGACGTGACCCTCGCGGACCCGTTCGAGGGGACTTACGACGACGACACCCAGCATGGCCTCGTTGAGACTGCGCTCGACGACCTGGGCTACGACTGGGACCGCGGCCGCCTGGACACCGCCCCGCACCCGTTCTCGATGGGGACGCAGTTCGACGCCCGCGTCACCACCCGTTTCACCCCCGAGGACCCGCTGGACGCGCTGGGGTCGACCATCCACGAGTTCGGCCACGCCACGTACACGCTGGGCCTCCCGCAGGAGGCCTACGGCACGCCGCTGGGCGACAACCGCGACCTCTCGGTCCACGAGTCGCAGTCCCGTTTCTGGGAGAATCACGTCGGCCGCTCGCGCCCGTTCTGGGACTTCTTCGCCGACACCGCCAACGACCGCCTCGGGACCGACGCCACCGCCCGGGAGTTCTACGAAGCGGCCAACGAGGTGTACGACGACAACCTCATCCGGGTCGAAGCAGACGAGCTAACGTATCACATGCATATCATCGTCCGCTTCGAAATCGAGCGGGACCTCATCCGCGGGGACCTCGACGTGGCGGACGTCCCGGCGGTCTGGAACGACAAGATGGAGGAGTACCTCGGCGTTCGTCCCGACACCGACGCCGAGGGCTGCCTGCAGGATATCCACTGGACGAACGGGGCCTTCGGCTACTTCCCGACCTACACGCTCGGCTCGGTGCTGGCCGCACAACTCGACCACCACGCTCGACAGGACATCGACGGCTTCGACGACCACGTCTGTGCTGGCGAGTTCGACCCCATCCACGACTGGCTCACCGAGAACATCCACCAGCACGGTGCTCGCTACCGGACCGACGACCTCGTCGAAGAAGCGACCGGTGAATCGTTCACCGCTTCCCACTTCCTCGACTACGCCGAGGAGAAGTACCGGTCGCTGTACGACTGCTGA
- a CDS encoding methyl-accepting chemotaxis protein: protein MENIQQAADSVAEDVKTIQQSVQEIDEIVDVINDIADQTNMLALNASIEAARAGEAGEGFAVVADEVKSLAEESQEQATTIEQMIDGIQDDTENAVESLEESNDEIDEGIDTVEESTEILEEIDDTVREVNNGIEEVATATDQQAASTEEVASMIDQSTGAAKDIADSTADIAEESDEQTDLLTDINQAMDDLVADLQRNN from the coding sequence ATGGAGAATATCCAGCAGGCGGCCGACAGCGTTGCGGAGGATGTCAAGACGATACAGCAGAGCGTTCAGGAGATCGACGAGATCGTCGACGTCATCAACGACATCGCCGACCAGACCAATATGCTGGCGCTGAACGCGTCCATCGAGGCCGCGCGAGCGGGCGAGGCGGGCGAGGGGTTCGCCGTCGTCGCTGACGAGGTCAAGAGCCTCGCCGAGGAGTCACAGGAGCAGGCGACGACCATCGAGCAGATGATCGACGGCATCCAGGACGACACCGAGAACGCCGTCGAGAGCCTCGAAGAGAGCAACGACGAGATCGACGAGGGGATCGACACGGTCGAGGAATCGACCGAAATCCTCGAAGAGATAGACGACACCGTCCGCGAGGTCAACAACGGTATCGAGGAGGTCGCTACAGCCACGGACCAGCAGGCCGCCTCGACTGAGGAAGTGGCCAGTATGATCGATCAGTCCACGGGCGCAGCCAAGGACATCGCCGACAGCACGGCCGATATCGCCGAGGAATCCGACGAGCAAACAGACCTTCTCACAGACATCAATCAGGCGATGGACGACCTCGTCGCGGACCTCCAGCGCAACAACTGA
- the ubaA gene encoding SAMP-activating enzyme E1, giving the protein MRPDLDPEQLDRYSRHIIMNDVGPEGQAALLDTDVLVVGAGGLGAPVLQYLAAAGIGRLGIVDDDTVERSNLQRQVIHGDDDVGRPKVDSAAEFVTGLNPDVTVDRHELRLARENATDLVADYDIVVDASDNFATRFLVNDACTLSGTPFSHGAIFQFEGQVTTFSGDSPCYRCLFPEAPPEGTVPDCATAGVLGVLPGTIGCMQATEVVKLAMDYGETLDGRLIAYDAAEMSFEEVPVAANPDCPVCGDDPAIASVADASYEGRCSLAED; this is encoded by the coding sequence ATGCGACCGGATCTGGACCCAGAACAGCTTGACCGCTATTCCCGGCACATCATCATGAACGACGTCGGGCCGGAGGGCCAGGCCGCGCTGCTCGACACCGACGTGCTGGTCGTCGGGGCCGGCGGCCTCGGCGCGCCGGTGCTCCAGTACCTCGCGGCCGCGGGCATCGGCCGGCTCGGCATCGTCGACGACGACACCGTCGAGCGGTCGAACCTCCAGCGGCAGGTCATCCACGGCGACGACGACGTGGGGCGGCCGAAAGTCGACAGCGCCGCCGAGTTCGTCACCGGCCTCAACCCCGACGTGACCGTCGACCGCCACGAACTGCGGCTGGCGCGGGAGAACGCGACCGACCTGGTGGCCGACTACGACATCGTCGTCGACGCCTCTGACAACTTCGCCACGCGGTTCCTCGTCAACGACGCCTGCACGCTCTCAGGCACGCCCTTTTCCCACGGCGCTATCTTCCAGTTCGAGGGACAGGTGACGACCTTTTCCGGCGACAGCCCCTGCTACCGCTGTCTGTTCCCGGAAGCGCCGCCGGAGGGGACCGTGCCGGACTGCGCGACCGCGGGCGTGCTGGGCGTGTTGCCGGGCACTATCGGGTGTATGCAGGCGACTGAAGTCGTCAAGCTCGCCATGGACTACGGCGAGACGCTGGATGGCCGGCTCATCGCCTACGACGCCGCCGAGATGTCCTTCGAGGAGGTCCCCGTTGCGGCCAACCCCGACTGTCCGGTGTGTGGCGACGACCCAGCCATCGCCAGTGTCGCCGATGCCAGCTACGAGGGGCGCTGTTCGCTCGCCGAGGACTGA
- a CDS encoding cobalamin-binding protein — protein MRVVTLLPSATEIVYALGVEPVGVSHECDHPPAAREKPSVNRSRVDPTASSGEINEQVAAAEESDGVYAIDRDTLAELDPDLIVTQGVCDVCAVDHVIVAEAVEELGLDADVLTLDVHSLDDLFESIHRVGTAVGRDDRAADLVADLRDRVAAVETTAARAETRPRVAVLDWLDPVMVAGHWVPEMVETAGGTYGMEASGAHSRPREWGELREYDPEVLVTAPCGFDVAQTRENLADLTNRPGFDDLSAVREGRAYVMDGHHYVNRSGPRLVDTLEFLAALVHPDLFETPPRDAAVELGTVRA, from the coding sequence ATGCGAGTCGTCACGCTCCTGCCCTCGGCGACGGAAATCGTCTACGCGCTCGGTGTCGAGCCGGTCGGTGTCTCACACGAATGTGACCATCCGCCGGCAGCCCGCGAGAAGCCGTCGGTCAATCGGTCGCGCGTCGACCCGACGGCATCGAGTGGCGAGATCAACGAGCAGGTCGCGGCTGCCGAGGAGAGCGACGGCGTCTACGCCATCGACCGCGACACGCTGGCCGAACTGGACCCGGACCTCATCGTCACGCAGGGCGTCTGTGACGTGTGTGCTGTCGACCACGTCATCGTCGCCGAGGCCGTCGAGGAGTTGGGACTGGACGCCGACGTGCTGACGCTCGATGTCCACAGCCTCGATGACCTGTTCGAGTCCATCCACCGGGTCGGCACGGCGGTGGGGCGCGACGACCGCGCCGCCGACCTCGTCGCGGACCTCCGGGACCGCGTCGCGGCGGTGGAAACGACAGCGGCGCGAGCCGAGACGCGGCCCCGCGTGGCGGTGCTGGACTGGCTGGACCCGGTGATGGTCGCCGGCCACTGGGTCCCCGAAATGGTCGAGACGGCCGGCGGAACCTACGGGATGGAAGCGTCGGGCGCACACTCCCGGCCGCGCGAGTGGGGCGAACTCCGCGAGTACGACCCCGAGGTGCTGGTGACCGCGCCCTGTGGCTTCGACGTGGCACAGACCCGTGAGAACCTCGCCGACCTGACCAACCGCCCCGGCTTCGACGACCTGTCCGCGGTTCGAGAGGGCCGGGCGTACGTGATGGACGGGCACCACTACGTGAATCGGTCGGGGCCGCGACTGGTCGATACGCTTGAGTTCCTGGCGGCGCTCGTCCACCCGGACCTGTTCGAGACGCCGCCGCGGGACGCCGCCGTCGAACTCGGGACCGTTCGGGCCTAA
- a CDS encoding RNA-binding protein, whose protein sequence is MEVKSRHHLRSDEVDTITTALSENLGVELDADSFEKVEFDDSDWDVVLVDGDPLVLYLDGEPFLTVQGANQHPPEKHVVTVDAGAVSFVSDGADIMRPGITVADDDISEGDLVVINEESHGKFLAVGRAQTDGDDMVGDSGKVVKSLHHVGDDLFEFSV, encoded by the coding sequence ATGGAAGTCAAGTCGCGACACCACCTCCGTTCGGACGAGGTCGACACCATCACGACGGCGCTGTCGGAGAACCTCGGTGTCGAACTCGACGCGGATAGCTTCGAGAAGGTCGAGTTCGACGACAGCGACTGGGATGTCGTCCTCGTCGACGGCGACCCACTCGTGCTCTACCTCGATGGTGAGCCGTTCCTCACAGTACAGGGAGCCAACCAGCACCCGCCCGAGAAACACGTCGTCACCGTCGACGCCGGGGCCGTCTCCTTTGTCTCAGACGGCGCGGACATCATGCGGCCGGGAATCACCGTGGCCGACGACGACATCAGCGAGGGCGATCTGGTCGTCATCAACGAGGAGTCTCACGGGAAGTTCCTCGCCGTGGGCCGCGCACAGACCGACGGCGACGACATGGTCGGCGACAGCGGCAAAGTCGTCAAGTCGCTCCACCACGTCGGCGACGACCTGTTCGAGTTTTCGGTGTAG
- a CDS encoding cell division protein SepF produces MGLMSKILGESGSSRNTEDYVELNANEFEMTGTELERQVRIARISDKQDVIDIKDAVYDGDVVVADITRHSTQDRTMEHISDELKQVANEVGGDIVQKDDDQLIITPAGVGISRERLGR; encoded by the coding sequence ATGGGACTGATGAGCAAGATCCTCGGAGAGTCTGGATCCTCTCGGAACACCGAGGATTACGTCGAACTGAACGCGAACGAATTCGAGATGACCGGGACGGAACTCGAACGCCAGGTCCGGATCGCCCGTATCAGCGACAAGCAGGACGTCATCGACATCAAAGACGCCGTCTACGACGGCGACGTGGTCGTCGCAGACATTACGCGCCACTCCACGCAGGACCGCACGATGGAACACATCAGCGACGAACTCAAGCAGGTCGCAAACGAGGTCGGCGGCGACATCGTCCAGAAAGACGACGACCAGCTCATCATCACGCCGGCTGGCGTCGGCATCTCTCGGGAACGACTCGGCCGATAG
- a CDS encoding ABC transporter ATP-binding protein yields MTEPAIRASGLQKRYGDVQALDDLELTVEQGEFFGLLGPNGAGKTTFINTLVGLVHKDRGTAEVFGFDVEDDYREARDRIGVAPQEFNVDRFFPIIEVLEHKAGYHGIGRAEARQRAEDALKTVGIWDKRDTRFDWLSGGMKRRFVLARALVSNPDLLILDEPTAGVDVQLRHDLWEIINRMNDAGTTILLTTHYIEEAERLCDRVAIMDEGRKVEVATPNDLMARGTDTIVLDLAETPRTAPRLDVEGITDVELTDEGLAVTAMGGSQTAPAIMRELEARGHTVTSLDIRRASLEEVFVDMTRDDREYAEVSA; encoded by the coding sequence ATGACTGAACCGGCGATACGCGCCAGTGGGTTACAGAAGCGGTACGGCGATGTCCAGGCGCTCGACGACCTGGAACTGACAGTCGAGCAAGGCGAGTTCTTCGGGTTGCTTGGCCCGAACGGCGCCGGCAAGACGACGTTCATCAACACGCTGGTCGGCCTCGTCCACAAGGACCGCGGAACAGCCGAAGTGTTCGGCTTCGATGTCGAAGACGACTACCGCGAGGCCCGCGACCGCATCGGCGTCGCACCACAGGAGTTCAACGTCGACCGTTTCTTCCCCATTATCGAGGTACTGGAACACAAGGCGGGCTACCACGGCATCGGCCGGGCCGAGGCCCGCCAGCGCGCTGAAGACGCGCTGAAGACCGTCGGCATCTGGGACAAGCGGGACACGCGCTTCGACTGGCTCTCCGGCGGGATGAAACGCCGCTTCGTTCTCGCGCGTGCGCTCGTTTCGAACCCGGACCTGCTCATCCTCGACGAGCCGACGGCGGGGGTCGACGTCCAGCTCCGGCACGACCTCTGGGAGATTATCAACCGGATGAACGACGCCGGGACCACAATTCTGCTGACGACCCACTACATCGAGGAGGCCGAACGCCTCTGTGACCGGGTCGCAATCATGGACGAGGGGCGGAAAGTCGAGGTAGCGACTCCCAACGACCTGATGGCCCGTGGCACGGACACTATCGTCCTCGACCTCGCCGAGACCCCGCGGACGGCCCCGCGGCTCGACGTGGAGGGCATCACCGACGTCGAACTGACCGACGAGGGGCTGGCCGTCACCGCGATGGGCGGGAGCCAGACCGCGCCGGCCATCATGCGCGAACTCGAAGCCCGGGGTCACACCGTCACCTCGCTTGACATCCGCCGCGCGTCGCTCGAAGAGGTGTTCGTCGACATGACCCGCGACGACCGCGAGTACGCGGAGGTGTCCGCATGA